The Micromonospora violae DNA segment GGCGCTGCTCCAGGGCCGTGGGGTCAACCTGCTGGTGCTGGACGAGCCCACCAACCATCTGGACCTGCCGGCCATCGAGCAGCTCGAGTCGGCGCTGGCCAGCTACCCCGGAACGCTGCTACTGGTCACCCACGACCGGCGGATGCTGGCCGCCATCGAGACCAACCGGCGGCTGCGGGTCGACGCGGGGCGGATCGCCGAGGATTGATCCGGGTCCCCGGGCCGGCGTGGGGTGAGAATGACGCCATGCTCAAGTGGGAGTACGCCCTGCTGGTCCGCCGACGCCAGGCCGCGACCAACGACCTCGGCTGGGAGGTCGTCTTCGTCTGGTACGGCCCGGACGGCTCGATGGTCGACGTCACGCCGTACGGCGACACCTCGCTGGCCCACCTGAACCGGGCCGGCGACCAGGGCTGGGAGTTGGTCGCGATGAGCGAGGACCCGTCGCTGCCCGGCAACCACGAACTGCACCGCTACCACCTCAAGCGGCCGAAGCCGGCCGACCCGCCGCCGCGCCAGCGGATGCGTGGGGGCCGCCGTACCATCTCGCGCTGACCCGACCGAGCGCGGCCTCGCGACGACGAGGCTCGCGGCCGTTCGCGGCTCGGCCCGTGCCGGCGGTGTTCCCTTCGAGCGTGATGCCACACAGTCATCGTGATGCCTGTGTGGCATCACGATGATTGCGATCCTGCCTCGCATCCTGCGACACGCCCATGGCCCGCCGCGCCGGAGCAGGCGACAGGGCCGGCGAGCAGGGCATAACGGGCGCGATTGCGGGTATCGCGCGGCGGGAGGTGGCCCGAATGGTCGCTTTGGCGCAGACTCCACCCTCGGCCGACCGGCTGCGGGCGATCGATGTTTTCCTCGCCCAGGCATGGGCGGAGCAGGTCCAGCACGATGATCGGTTGCGGAACCTGGCGGTCGAGGTGCACTTCGACCGGGGGGTGGCCCATCTGAGCGGCGACGTGGCCGAGCCCGCCCAGCTCCGGCTGGTCCGGGACCTGGTGGGGCAGTTGGCCGGCGTCTACGGCGTCTGGTGCCGGGTCGGCATCGGCGGGCGGGCACCGGTGGTCGTGGACCTCGGTTGCGGGCCGACCAAGCAGTGGTCGAGCAACCTGGGGCTGGACATCTACCCGGCGCCCGGCGTGGACGCCGTCGCGGACCTGTCCGGCTCGCTGCCGCTCGCCGACAACTCGGTGGACGTCCTCTTCGCGGTGCACATCCTGGAGCACCTGATCGACTTCCTGCCGCTGGTCGACGAGTGTCATCGGGTGCTCCGCCCGGGTGGTGTGCTGCACGTGATGAGCCCCTGGTGGGGGCACGTGAACGCGGTGGCCGACCCGACCCACGTCCGACTGATGGACGTGCAGACGTTCAAGGGGATCTGTCAGCTCCGACCGCCCGGCACGCCGCGGTGGTATCCGCTGCACGCCGGCTGCGACGGCGCGTCGATCTTCGCCGACCTGACTCCCCTGCCACCGGACGCCGACCCGGCCCCCCAGTCCCATCTGGCCCGCTTCTTCGACTAGGAGGCGCGGGCCAGCCGGTTGCGGCGGTAGCCGTAGCCGAAGTAGATCAACGCGCCGAGCAGCATCCAGGCCAGGAACCGCAGCCAGGTCTCCACCGACAGGTTGAGCATCAGGTAGAAGCAGGCCAGCGCCGAGACGATCGGCAGCACCGGCGAGAACGGCACCCGGAACGGCCGCTCCAGGTCCGGGCGCCGACGGCGCAGGATCGGCACCGCCATCGACACGAGGACGAAGGCGCAGAGCGCGCCGATGCTCACCAGGTCGGCCAGCGCGGAGAGCGGCAGCAGGCCGGCCAGCAGCGCCACCGCCACCGTCATGATCGCCGAGATCCGGTACGGGGTGCCCCAGCGCGGGTGCACCTTCGCGATCGAGGGCGGGATCAACCCGTCCCGGGCGATGGCGAAGCCGATCCGGCCCATCGCCACCAGGTCGACCAGGATGACGCTGGTCAGGCCCGCGACGGCGGCGATGGAGACCAGCACGGCCGCCCAGCCCGCGCCGACCGACTCGAAGGCCGACGCGATCGGGGCGCCCCGGTCGATCTCGGTGTACGGCACCATCCCGACCACCACCAGCGAGACGCCGATGTAGAGCACGGTGGAGATCAGCAGCGTGCCGAGCAGACCCAGGGTGAGGTCCCGCTTGGGCTTCCTGGTCTCCTCACCCAGGTTGGCCACGGCCTCGAAGCCGGTGTACGCGAAGAAGACCACGGCGGCGGCGCTGAGCACCCCGACGAAGCCGAAGACCGACGGCTCCAGCCCGAAGAGGGCCTGCGTGACCGGTTGCTTGATACCGTCGTCGCCGCTCCCGGCGGGCTCGGCCGGCGGGATGAACGGGGTGAGGTTGGCGGCCCTGACGAAGAACAGCCCGGCGACCACCACGAAGACGCAGATGGCCACCTTGACCAGCACCAGCAGGTTGGTGATCCGCGCGGACTCCCGGATGCCGACGATCGCGACGATGCCGAGGATCAGCACGATGGCGATGGCACCGACGTTGACCGTGCTGCCCTCCTCGCCGAACCACCGGGTCGGCAGGTCGAGCAGTTCGGCGAGGTAGCCGGACCAGCCCCGGGCCACCACGGCGGCGCCGAGCGCGAACTCCAGCAGCAGGTCCCAGCCGATGATCCAGGCGACGATCTCGCCCATCGTGGCGTACGCGTAGGTGTAGGCGCTGCCGGCGGTCGGCACGCTGGAGGCCAGCTCGGCGTAGCAGAGGGCGGCGAGCAGGGCCACCACGCCGGCGATGGCGAAGGAGATCACCACACCCGGCCCGGCGCTGTCGCGCGCCTCGATCCCGGTGAGCGTGAAGATGCCGGTGCCGATCA contains these protein-coding regions:
- a CDS encoding methyltransferase domain-containing protein — encoded protein: MVALAQTPPSADRLRAIDVFLAQAWAEQVQHDDRLRNLAVEVHFDRGVAHLSGDVAEPAQLRLVRDLVGQLAGVYGVWCRVGIGGRAPVVVDLGCGPTKQWSSNLGLDIYPAPGVDAVADLSGSLPLADNSVDVLFAVHILEHLIDFLPLVDECHRVLRPGGVLHVMSPWWGHVNAVADPTHVRLMDVQTFKGICQLRPPGTPRWYPLHAGCDGASIFADLTPLPPDADPAPQSHLARFFD
- a CDS encoding amino acid permease; translation: MSVLRTKPIKDVIAQGEVDGSDGQLGLKRRLGAVDLTGFGIGIVIGTGIFTLTGIEARDSAGPGVVISFAIAGVVALLAALCYAELASSVPTAGSAYTYAYATMGEIVAWIIGWDLLLEFALGAAVVARGWSGYLAELLDLPTRWFGEEGSTVNVGAIAIVLILGIVAIVGIRESARITNLLVLVKVAICVFVVVAGLFFVRAANLTPFIPPAEPAGSGDDGIKQPVTQALFGLEPSVFGFVGVLSAAAVVFFAYTGFEAVANLGEETRKPKRDLTLGLLGTLLISTVLYIGVSLVVVGMVPYTEIDRGAPIASAFESVGAGWAAVLVSIAAVAGLTSVILVDLVAMGRIGFAIARDGLIPPSIAKVHPRWGTPYRISAIMTVAVALLAGLLPLSALADLVSIGALCAFVLVSMAVPILRRRRPDLERPFRVPFSPVLPIVSALACFYLMLNLSVETWLRFLAWMLLGALIYFGYGYRRNRLARAS